In the Perca flavescens isolate YP-PL-M2 chromosome 10, PFLA_1.0, whole genome shotgun sequence genome, GAGCTGACCCATGAAGCTGAAGTTGGGGGAGATGATGCTGCGCCGCTGCTTGACAAACTCAAAGGCCTCGTCCAGCTTCACGCGGTTGGTCCGCATGAGGTAGGCAAGGCAAATGGTGGCCGAGCGGGAGATGCCAGCTTGACAGTGGACAAACACACGGCCTCCTTTATTCCTCACAGAGTCTGGGGGGGGGAGAAGAAGGGAAGAGAAAGCAACATTAGTTCACTGTAAACCTCTATCAGGTGATTAAATGCATTTGCAAATAACAGAGGTTAAAACTCTGCAGGTCACAGGAaggcaaaaaaaactaaagtctTTGCAACACTTTCAGTTCCCTTTTAAATCCAACAGTGCTCATTAAGAGACAGGAACAGAGTTAAAAGGGGAGCAGGGTATGAGCTTGTGGGGGTTATTCCCAAAGGAGGAAGTCTGAATGGacaaggggggaggaggggggtgggggggatgggggggcaGACCCCTGCTGGGGGGTATTGATCTGGGAGGAAGGCAGACAGTGAGAGAGGAGAAATTGCCTTTTGTTTAGCCAGAACAAAGAGTGGCGTGGAGGGAGCCATTCATGCACAGCCAGCCTACCCACTACAAAACTAGTTTGGGGCTGCTGCTCATTAGATGGGGGCATCCCTTTTTTTCTACGCCTGAGAGGTGGTGATGATGTAACCACTATTGTGGTGGAGTGGGGAGCCTGTGCTGAGCCAGCTGGTCAGTTTTGGagggaactttttttaaattggagtCAAAGAGTGTTGTAAAGGGGGGTCGGGTGTTTGTGTTGCTTGCCATCAGCGGGCTCAGGAGTAACAGCTGTGATAGGCGCGTCAAATTTGGCAGTTGGGGGAAGAGTGTGAAGGGGGTAAAAATGGAGTGTGTACTCACCGATAAACTCGATTGCCTCGTTGAACCAGGAGCTGATGTTGGCTTTATGGTTGTCCTCGACAGGGATGCTCTTGTAGAGGAAGGAGTCCACAAAGTGGTTGGGGCAGTTGGCAGAGACGTTGATTAGAGCGCTGATCCCAAGCATGTCAAGCATGTCTTTCCTTGAAGCGTGGTAAGCACTGCCGAGGTACAGGAAAGGCAAGATCTCCACAGGACCACCctaaacagaaagaaaaaacaaacaatgcaacCCCATTCAGTCAGCTACAAAACAGTTACAACAGGAAGTAAGAAACAAACATAGCGCGGTCGGTGTGCAATCTGATTAAATCAAATAAAGATACTAACCTGGTCGTATAAAGGAGTGTTGCATGGACTACAGCTTGGATCTGCACTCCCCGGATGGCTGGAGCTCAGGGGCAAACTAAGCCCTTGTGGAGGGGAGGGTTTGGTACACATCTCTGGAAACTCTGTGGAAAATTTGTCAAAGCCACCTgaaaaggggagaaaaaaaaaaggacatctAGGTTAGATCACATCATATAGCACAGAGACACATCCACGTTTAAATATGGGTCTGCGAAAAAAAGGTGACAACTGCTCATGGAGCTATTTTGGAACATTGTTTACTCCAGTACGAGCTGGTATGGTGACAGCTGTAATCCGCATTTGTTGCCCCGTTGTTAGGATACAGTGAAACAATTGTGCGAGGCTATTTCAAGCAGTCAACAACTCACCTTTAAGAATAAAAACCCTAGACCCACAGGGGTCGCGACACATGGCCGTAACAGCAAGCATCAATGTCCCGTCTTTCTTCGCCTGTCTCAAGTCCAAACTGCGGTCGTCAAGCAGCACGACAGACTGGTACTCCCCGGACAGGAGCCGGTTCCTGGTGTCCTCGTTGGGGACAATGTGCTCAAGTCCCAGACCACCTCTGGCTCGCCTGCGCACTATGGTGCTGAAGCGCACGTTGGTTGAGCCCGATATGTGGGCCGAGTTAAAGGACAGGAAGGATCGGCAGTCCAGCACCAGGCAGCCCGCCGGGACGTCGTCCTCCAACAGACCACGGAGGGACGCACAGTCGATAGTGGGGACCTCCATAATGACCATAGTAGGGCGGCGGGATAGAAATGTAAAATCCAAATACGTAAGCTTGTACGGCAACAAAAAAGAAGtttaggttgttgttaaaaaaaaaataaagaagctTTTCCCCCAAAGTAGCTTAATCTTTGAAGCGGCGAGTCCTTTGTTTccggaaaagaaaaacagtcaaaaaagTTTTAAGACTATCAGTAGCTggtccttttcttttcttgagtGTATATCCTGTAGTTGTGGTTCTTCTttcaaatattaatatatattcaaGTTGCGTTTGAGTTGCTTCTGGCTCAGAGAGCATCGGAAAGCGTTTATATACAGCTCGTGCTTGTGAATGAGAGGCCACTCACGTCAGGCGCCCGCCCCTCTTGGCTTCCTGTCAGCGCTGCGGACGTCATCGCATGGATCGCCACCCTCCCCCCACGAGTACATTGTGCGGTTGCAGAACGGGCCTCGCGCGCACGTCGCACATGCACGACATTTGTGCACATGCGCAGTGCGCACGTCACGTACGGGCACGCTGTGTCAGATAGCCCAGATAAAACACTAGAAAACACTAGAAGCAACATAATATAAGAGTTCAAagtaaaaagaacaagaaaaaagtaaacaaaaaaagtttgccCTTTAAACCGTGTGCAGATTGGATGTGCATTGCATGTGCAAAATGGGGGTTATTATATAtgatgtccatccatccatccatcttcgtccgcttatccggtgtcgggtcgcggggggagcagctccagcataTATGCTGTATATATGATGTAGGCTACAAAAACATTGGACTTTTCCAAAGTtgcacagaaaataaatgtaaatgtgagtCCAGTTACAGTTAGCGAGTGAGTCCAGAGGGACCTCAGTCAGCAGCCTCCTGGTCTACTGATGTCCATATACTACGACAGAGTGTGGatgaattaaaaagttaaaccaTAAAGTTTCAACTGGGAGACTGAGGCACGGATGTGTTATAAGAGGTCATTTCTCATTAATTgttcttttatcttttataaTACTTGTAGAATTAATCTCGTGTTTCCAAATCATAACTGCAAATAAGGAATTTGCCAAATTTTCCATGATGTTAGTGTTTAATTAGATTTCTATTTTGCCTCTTCACCTGAGAGTTGACAAATAACAAGATAATAAGTAAATATCTGCCATGGGGGCCATAAAAGtttattctttgtttttattagtCAGAGGTACATAGTGTTCAATGCCCCGAGAGCAAAGGCTAACCATAAAAGTTAATCACTGTATAGAAATCTGAAGTCCAGTAAATTTCCACATGCTGAGAAACAAAAACACTGGTCGACCAGAAAGATAACAGCAGAATGGAGATCTCTTGACCTGTCAGTTTTGTTTCATCTGTTACCAAATTAAAAAACAGATAAATGAGGCCCCCCCCACGCCCCGAAgaaagaaatgtatattttaaaaagcaaacaTGATTCCAGTCACTCTGGGAAACCCTTTTCATTTGTTGGTGTGGTTTGCTGACTCAGAGTGGGCAACGCTGCTGTCTCATAATAAGTAAGCATGAGGATCATTTATTGACAGGCAACAGGCGTCTACTGACAGGAGGGTGTGTTGAAACTACACGGTAGAGATGTGCCTAGGTTGTTTTGTTGTGAAACAAATGTTTACTATGTAGATTTCAAAAAGGTGTTGTTGCGACATACCATTCAAAATCCCATTAAGTTTCAGCTCAATAGTGCTCAGATGATGCCCCATTGCCCTAAAAAATCTAATGTATTTCTAATTCTTTATAACTAAAGTATCACGTTTTATGTGGCAACAGTTTTACACTGTGTATTGCTTCAAAAGATCAGGCTGACATAGGCCGTTATGACATCATTCTCACTTAAATGTAAGCTGAATATGTGAGGACTTTCAGCCGTGTGAATCCACATCCATACTGTTTTGACTTCAAGCAGACGGAGATGTGTTATTTGAGAaaggaagagggggaggggaggggaagcTTTAAGGACAGAAActtaaccaatcacaacaaaGTGCAAAAACTCTCCAGCCGGTTTAACCTCACACTCCTGTGAGATGAGTCAACTGTGAGACACATGCAGGAATGTTACAAACTATACAGGGAAGTAGAGTTGAACAGGGCTCTTAAAACAGTTTGTACCCAAACATTTTGTCCTAAAATGCATCTTGCCTCCAGTCATGAAGTGCTGGGCTTACATCCTGTAGGTTAGGCAAGAAATCAAACACCAGATGAAGGAGTGAGCAGAGACAGATATGGTGAAGCATTTGTGTATTTCCATGGAGTAAATCTTCATGTCATTCAATTGTTCACAGCACCTGCCAATGTTATCTGTGATAATGGTGCTTTCCAAAATGTTCTAcaaaacatattacaaaaaGTTCAACTGCCTAAACCCATGTATTATATTTTCTCTGTAGCTGTTTGGTCATGATAACCAGCAAAAAGACCATGAAACCAGAACTcacaattacatttaaaaagaatcCTGTTCTCTAAGTGACAACATTTATCCGTGCAAATGTCCTCCCCGAGTAAGAATACAAACCTGTATGGGTGTGTCTGTACTGTGTGGGACTGAATATTTAAATGAAGGTCTTAAATTAGACCTATTGCTCTGCATGTTTGGGATTCCCATGATTATGGCCCATAATCAACCGTGGCTCTCATCCAGAAAGGGAAGTGAAACAGAGGACGAAAGAGGCGTTTCCTGTGGTCCGACCTCGCTGTCACTTGCTGTCATTACTGCCTGTTTACTGTCATTGTCACTACGGGCAACAGCTGAGCCATCAGTGGGAAAACACAGGGCCTATCCTGTCTTAGTATCTCAACAACAGGAATGTTATTTGAGCCAAAAATGTTTAGTTTCCTGTATACATGAGTGTGgggacaccaaaaaaaaaacaaaaaaaacacaactgatGGAGTTTGTGGGTTTTCTTGTAtgacaaatgttttcttttcaacatCAAATCATGACGTATAGCTCTCTGTTTTTGAGTTATGACTGTAATATAGTTAAAAAATACCTAGGCTATATCTGACACATGTGATAACAATGGATAACCGTAATGTTAACATTTAACTAGTATTActagtggagaaaaaaaacatacagacatacaaatTAACTTGCCCACCAATTAATCATTCTGATCTTATTTACAACTTATCAAGCACTACAAGTTATTTCCTGGTTACCTTTTTGTATGTAACAAGTAATCCATGTTGATGAAACATTTTCAGGCCTTTCTAACAATGTTCTCAGACTTTTTTcatatcgtcaccttcctaaaataatggcataagtcatttttttcaggtttttcagaaTACACAAAAATGAACCAAATACTGAATatatatgtattaataatattacTCAAAACATGTTATGACAATAGATGACTATTGACATACTAATAACAATGTCTGTCAATTATGCAACATAAGTGGAATAAATGCCTTTGTGACTTAGGCAATTTTAAACTTTCAACTCTGTCAACAATCAGTTGGTTTACATGCACAGAAACCTCATCACAGGGGATGAGCCCTGAATCATGGAAATCACTTCAGTGATAGAGTGGTAGATTTTTGTTCTTAGGTTTAAATATGAGCTACTTAAATCAGCATGTGGATATGGGTACAATAATACCAAAAAAGGCATCTATCtacaaaataatgtaaatatttatttatcttgTTCTTATTTCACAAATGTAAATGATCTGTTCACTCAAGCTCAAGCTCATTACAAACTTTTAAAAACGTTCCAATACGTTACAGTTACTCAAACTTAGTTGGTAACGCTTTACTTCAAGCAGTATACTTGATAAATTATTTATAACACACCTTCATGTATGAGCATAAATAAGGACATGTTCAAGTGTGTATTAATATGTAAACAATATTGTATGTGATCACAAGTATATATGGTTATATTTCTTGCTCAATCACCAGTTGCACCAGCTACAGAGGTTTTACATGAGGAGGTACGATAACAAAGACATTATGCTATCAACCACATTACTTATACTGCAGGTTACTATTTTTTGATTATTATGTTGTAATGatatgacatgctatactattttTAGGGTGCCTTTTTTACATCTGGCTGGGGACAACAGatgaaatacacacaaatgtttttatatagataaagaaataaattatatttgtgTTGCTATTTTTCATTAAAAGGATAGCCTACCCTTTGTATAAATTGTCGAGGGAATACAGATGGAAAGTAATGTGGTACAAAGCATCTCTTCTCTCTGTATGATATTAATATATTGTGTAGGCTACATAATTATGGTCCCTGAAAaaattatgtgtgtgtctgtgtaaaaaACTATTGCTCAGAATTGTCATAACATTCATcaaccaaaatgtatttgtaaaaaaaaaaaaaaaaaaaaaaaaaggagtagtAAATGGTAAATAAAATATGCGAAAGGGATggtttttaattaataaagACATCTTCAAAATTATGAATCTgcttctattattattatttgtttttttttaaatattagacCATTTTCAACGAACGTAAAATCAAAAGCCATAAAAACGACGCGGCGCTCTCACAGGAAGAAGAATCAGAGCGAACAGGAAGTAGTGTTAGCTGTCAGCCAATCGGCATTTGCAAAGCGTCCTAAGCTGACGTCAGCCCGGTACCGATGAACAACCGGTAGCGTTGAAGAGAGCTGTGTGGTAGCCCGTTGTTTGTAGCTTTGTCCGCTCATCCCCCCCTGTCTAACGTGCAAACATCATGCCTTTCGATGTAAGGAGGTGAGTACGGAGCTTCAGGTCATTTTTGGGGTAAGGTATGAAGGGACTGCGGCGGTGTTTTACAGTCTGTGAGTTCCGGATGAATTAACGGTTGGCAAAGCATCGCCTACTAACGTTAATGAGCGGGTCAAAGTTGTAACTGTGGTGTTTTTACATTTGGCATGAATAGGCTACGTTGTCGCAGGCGGTGTAGAGTTTGTGTTGAGCCGGTAGAGTGATTCTCAGGTATGCTCACAGAGTTTTTGTGTGGGTTCCTGCCTGCGCATGTGCAGCTTTCATCATCCATCGTGATATTTGCAAGACCTGAAACTTAGTAGGCTACAGTTGCCTCGGGGCATAGTAACAGTTAATACAGTCAATACAGTTATGCCACCATAGCTGCATGTTTtactaaacaaacaaaattgcTTGGTTTAGTCTTATTCACAAATCAAAGTTCTAATTCTCACAATACACAACAAGGGGCTAATCACTCAGAATTATTAGCCACCAATAAACCGTCAAAACCAGGTAATAAACAGTCAGAAATACACCCGACCTGACCCATTTAACTAACCTATAGATACTTGGACAACAGGCACAAAGCTAATAGTCACACCCACAGGGTTGTTGAATCTGTCAATATAGCGCACCCTGATCAAACTAACAGACGGGGTGTTTGCACTCAGTGGTAACTAAATAATTTGGGCAGTGACCGATGATATTCTGTCAAACTCTTTTGGTTACAATCCAAACTTAATTCTTAAATTTGAGTGTAAAGTATTAACTTAAAGTACTAGGGCTACAATGGTTATTTTAATGACGACTATTATGCGGATTTCTTTCATCAAATGTCCAAAAAGTACTGAAACAATGCCCACAACAACTTCCCAGAACCCAAGGGGGATATACAGtacttaaatgtcttgttttgtgtcaccaaaacccaaagatacaATGACATGGcaaagaaaagcagaacttCTTCACGTGAATGAAACTGTTAGGTATTTTTTTCCCACAATTTTTGCTTGAATAAATTTGTGCGATTAATTAACTTATCAAAATGGTTGCTGAGTATTTTTACGGCGATCGACTAACTGATATATTTATTAATAGTTTTAGCTCCCTAAGGCatatattagggctgaacgatttttgaaaataatctaattgcaatttttttttctccaaaatattgcgattgcgattcgatattcgattattttttttaagctctttgtcttctgtattattcaacaaagacaaacaaatcattgtatagtatgaacaacacacaattacacactagacagttaaataagtaaaaacacatacacacacattttatatatatatatatatatatatatatatatatatatatatatatatatatatatatatacatatacatatacacacacacatttttttacagtgcacagagaggcgctgcctccagcccctccccctcgtgaagttgcgtgccgacaccgtcaacactgcactagctcagagaggctagcgttacgttagctgctgctggtcttgccgtgggattaactgtactaataaaaccgttgaaacaccgcggccacgctgctgtgaaagctccccgaaccgtcatttatcagtctgattgttacccctctcagtggcagctcctccacccatatttTTATAActgagctaaccgctaaccggagctaaccgctaatcagagctagctcgttgccaaccgagccttcagttctgcgtgcctgtatccattaactgcatgtatggactcgagcccgaacaaaacccttcattttattaaaatggctgtaaaagttttaaacttcaactcagaattgtttgaatgacagagatcagctcaaggtacagtgtagcgttagcgtgctaagttgatgctttctctgcgtagtgcagactgatttgctctggCGAGTCATCAAATTGAGACCAAAACGCAGCCTTTgtgattaggaaatcgcgttttaacatatcgcgatattatcgcaaatgcaattaatcgttcagccccaagggggtaagcttcgcttcagaactcgagccatcatggcgccattttgttgctaactggccatcacctcctgtaagcattccgctgaccgccattttttttttacgtcacttgactgcgaataactttacatctgaagcgtttaaagactctatttgtccgttgtttagttccaaagaaacacgacaatgtaaaaaaggcttcattaccttgtacctcacgttatggctccgtagcagacgtttttgtaaaaataagctaacgattgtgtcataaccaagtgacttactgtcgcatagtagaggaattaccgtatagtacaggataagctcgcaggcagtttcgacttacatgagatgtttaggtttaattactaatgttaactagcatgttagtgatcaataattagcctgtgcccatgttatctccttacatacacctacagtctccgtatctgtaagattgggaatgattgagatttctctcggcacagctaccagaagacttacaactttcagacacattgcttacgtcacattctctcagttggaggctgcgcagtaaagctggccatcaccggaaaagtgcttctaatagccttcactggtctccgtccagagcaacggggtctattggtccattatatactgtctatgttcaGCCCTAGCATATATGTCCTAAACCAACTTGAGATGAAGGTGGGAACTAAAacgtgtgtaaaaaaaaaaaaatatatatatatatatatttcatccTTTAATTAGTGATAATTCATTTGGACCATAATCTGGTCAAAAATATAGAATTTACGAGGCAAGATCACACTAGTGCtgagaaaataattgattaattgatttgtttgaaacttttcttttgaggttttggattgttggtcggacaaaacaaacTACTTGGTAACTGCTGATAAAAAGGGTGGTCACTTGCAGCCCTAGATGACACACATGCAGATCAGTGCTGTGTTGTAATGGGAAAATGAATTTACTGACATACAGGATCTGGCGTAACTTTCCTTGTGTTTGGGGGTTGTGAGTGAGCGCGGTGTGTCATGCGGTTATCAAATGGTCATGTCCCGTTCAGGTACCTCACCGACCTGATGCCCTGATCATACAAAACCTGCACTGCAACAAGCTTGAAATAGTTTGATTGACCAACTAACTACAACTTTACTTTCAGAAATACGTCACCGGTGTGAGAGCGTGTAGCAATAGATTACCATAGATTACTTTATTAGACATTGATTATAAATCTAATCTTTCTTCttttaatattcaaaatgtatattattattactcttTTGTTATTGATTCCAATTTGCATCCAACCAGAAATCCCAATGTTCCAAACAGAATGACTGCATTGAATTCCCATCCATAAACTAAACATCAATTTAAAAACCAACCTGACATGAGTCCACTCATAAAGAGTTTTCTTAaaatcagtgtttcctctatgtttttctctgtattttgtagtggcggccagccaaggcaaaatttctgccaccacggtacCAGAAATAAGGCAGACGCACAATGTAGTCgtggttgccttttaaattatcctgccgacataatgcactACTTGTTGACTGCCGCTCAAcgagtagaactattcagaggttattgggcccgcccagtttaactccacatactgttgtgttgatgtagtttattgtcaaaacgttcgctttcttccgagtcgacTATTAAACCAACCGCTCCACCAAAAACGTCACCGCGGTGGGTCCGTTCTAATTGGACAACGTTCAACTTGTCAGTTCTGTCGGCTCAACGTCCTGATATcaaacatctggaaacattaaAACGGTAAGTGAGTCAgtgcaatataatataaattggaaatggttgttgttgttcggacagacctgcccccactgctaaaaaaaaaatcctaaaggaaacgcTGTAAAATGCTCTTATCTTTACACCTCTTGTCATGTACTATTACTAAACATGTATTAGACTGAATGTGAATGTTCTAAAAAGGCCTTTTTACTTGATACATTACCTTAAATGGCTAAAACAGTGTAACAGAATGGCTTTCTGTGTTGCTTTTGAATGGTGCCTCAGAAGCAGATATTTAGAAGTAATATAGACAAAGATCAGCTTCTAATAAGGATCACCTCATTCAGAATGGCTGAACAGCAGCTCCTCTGAATGAATAACTGAAAGGGTTTCATCCCCAAGTTTAATTGACCTTCAGACAAACACAGGTTTGGTTTGGGCTAACCTGATGATTTTAGAGTCTGCTCCCTGGAATGATCCGATCATGGTGACTTGAGAGCTTCAGTGAGGATGCTCACTGTCAATAGTTGTCATATCTTTTAATCTGGGTGTCTGTTTACTGTTGGATACTTGATGTACACAACAGGCAGGTGAATGAGTAGTGGAAACCTGCGTAAAGAAAGACCTGGGCACATGCGTTGCTTATGGCTTGTGATGTCAGAATGTCCTATGTGAGAAGAACAACATTAATCATAAACATCCGTCATGTGGGTGTACTCAGcaatactgtacataaaaaaaaaaggatgaactATTGACTCACTATGACTCATTTGCGAGATTTGGTTTATTTGGTAAGGGCCCTTCCTTTCAAAGTGGCCCTGTGGTGTCAACAGAGAGATGTTAGTACATGATGTTCTTATCAATACAAAATATTGTAGCCTTTTTACAGAAGACTGAGCAGTGGGGAAGTGACGGAGGGAGGTGTGTAGACTGTAATCCAGGAAATTACAAACCTCAACGATGGGCTGAGATGTGAACTCTCTGGAGTCAACATTAGTATTCATGAATACAAAGTGTTCTTAGCGGAGGAAATTAAGTGAAACGGAGTTCTCcaaccaggaaatgagtgtAGCCTATTAGatgtgttatacagtatttaagtAGACAAATATTTGAtgtatattacatttaaattggcacatttcaaattatttattacagtgctttaaagaaatacacTTCACGTGTGTATTTCTTCATGTATTTCTTTACAACACAAATTTAGTTTTGTCATGtcactttttaatattttatgggATTATATTTCAGCTCATGTATTTAAAATGCTCACTTATATGTAAGTTTCATTGAACAAAATGGATGTTAtgtatcaaaaatatattttcaactGGTGTAATATAAATGATGCGGTAaccctttacttgaaggtatctacataagagtgacacagtcatgacacatgaaccctaaccctaaccctaaccataacttgttgtgacaaaaaccgaatgacacttactaaaagaaccgctatgtcataaacgtttatgacttgtttatgtttatgaaccgttcatgacagtgtcatgtcactcttatgtagataccttcaagtaaagtgtaaccaattATGCTTTACTATACTTGTAGAAATTTGatcttattattttataataagattatataaataaaagtctaataattcaaatatttcatatactgtatgtcacttCACAATAAACTAATACTAATATATGCTAAGAAATAGTACAGGCGATTCACATTTTCCCAGATTCAGCTCAATAGTTTGTAATGCGACAACAATAACATATGCCAATCGTACTTCTTGCATATCAAGATAGTGCTGTGATGCCTTCATGTTATTTTTGTCCTTATCTCCAACCTTTTAACTTTAAGTGTAATTCAGACCTGGTGTCCAGATATATCCAGGCTGTTGGTGGTACAGTAACATCCATTTGAGACTATT is a window encoding:
- the dusp1 gene encoding dual specificity protein phosphatase 1, which translates into the protein MVIMEVPTIDCASLRGLLEDDVPAGCLVLDCRSFLSFNSAHISGSTNVRFSTIVRRRARGGLGLEHIVPNEDTRNRLLSGEYQSVVLLDDRSLDLRQAKKDGTLMLAVTAMCRDPCGSRVFILKGGFDKFSTEFPEMCTKPSPPQGLSLPLSSSHPGSADPSCSPCNTPLYDQGGPVEILPFLYLGSAYHASRKDMLDMLGISALINVSANCPNHFVDSFLYKSIPVEDNHKANISSWFNEAIEFIDSVRNKGGRVFVHCQAGISRSATICLAYLMRTNRVKLDEAFEFVKQRRSIISPNFSFMGQLLQFESQVLATSSCSSEAGSPAIRNNSTVFNFPVSIPVHNSAGQLSFLHSPITTSPSC